The following coding sequences are from one Pasteurellaceae bacterium RH1A window:
- a CDS encoding ABC transporter, with translation MSSIKVIKEQPIIELEDIVVQFRSREGTLFNPKKFTAVGGVNLQIHAGETVGIVGQSGCGKSTMANVIIGLQKPTSGIVKFNGLQMKYGSTEARRQFGRQVSVIFQDPATALNPRMRVLDILKDPMDIHNILEPHEREKRVYELLSRVGLPRSAALVEPTRLSGGQKQRVAIARALALNPKLIVADEPTSALDVSVRAQVLNLLADLKKELNLAMVFISHDLQTVHQVSDRIVVMNGGKIIESGPAHEVFTNPKDEYTRTLLAAAPSLL, from the coding sequence ATGAGCAGTATTAAAGTAATCAAAGAACAGCCAATCATTGAATTGGAAGACATTGTGGTGCAGTTCCGTTCTCGTGAAGGCACGCTCTTTAACCCCAAAAAATTCACCGCAGTCGGTGGGGTAAACCTGCAAATTCACGCAGGGGAAACAGTTGGGATCGTAGGCCAGTCTGGTTGTGGTAAATCCACCATGGCCAACGTGATTATCGGCCTACAAAAACCAACATCAGGTATTGTTAAATTCAACGGCTTGCAGATGAAATACGGCAGCACCGAAGCCCGCCGTCAGTTCGGCCGCCAAGTGTCGGTCATTTTCCAAGACCCCGCGACAGCCCTTAACCCACGTATGCGTGTGCTAGATATTCTCAAAGACCCGATGGATATTCACAACATACTGGAACCACATGAGCGAGAAAAACGCGTTTATGAGCTACTCTCTCGCGTGGGGTTGCCACGCTCAGCCGCCCTTGTTGAACCTACTCGTTTATCAGGTGGTCAAAAACAGCGTGTGGCGATTGCGCGTGCGCTGGCGCTCAACCCGAAACTGATTGTGGCAGATGAACCAACTTCCGCCCTTGACGTATCGGTACGGGCCCAGGTACTTAACCTCTTGGCCGACTTGAAAAAAGAGCTAAACTTAGCCATGGTTTTCATCTCCCACGACCTACAAACCGTTCACCAAGTTTCAGATCGAATTGTGGTCATGAACGGCGGTAAAATCATCGAAAGCGGCCCAGCCCACGAGGTATTTACCAATCCAAAAGATGAATACACCCGAACCCTACTGGCCGCAGCGCCATCGCTTTTGTAG
- a CDS encoding 50S ribosomal protein L31, with translation MKQGIHPNYTEITATCSCGNVIKTRSTVGKDLNLDVCGNCHPFYTGKQRVVDTGGRVERFNKRFSIPSTK, from the coding sequence ATGAAACAAGGTATTCACCCGAATTACACTGAAATTACTGCAACCTGCTCTTGCGGTAATGTGATCAAAACTCGCTCTACAGTGGGTAAAGACTTAAACCTAGATGTGTGCGGCAACTGCCACCCATTCTATACAGGTAAACAACGTGTTGTTGATACAGGCGGCCGTGTTGAGCGCTTCAACAAACGTTTCAGCATTCCAAGCACAAAATAA
- a CDS encoding addiction module toxin RelE yields MNYELEFDPRAMKEWRKLDQTVRDQFKKKLDEVLKNPEIPANKLSGYPNCYKIKLRKLGYRLIYQVKNDVVLVFVLAIGKREREAAYDTAKNRLVN; encoded by the coding sequence ATGAACTATGAATTAGAATTTGACCCTCGAGCCATGAAAGAGTGGCGGAAGTTGGATCAAACGGTTCGGGATCAATTTAAAAAGAAACTGGATGAAGTCCTTAAAAATCCTGAAATTCCTGCCAACAAACTTAGCGGTTATCCAAACTGCTATAAAATCAAATTGCGTAAACTTGGTTATCGCTTAATTTACCAAGTGAAAAATGATGTTGTGCTTGTTTTTGTTCTGGCCATTGGCAAACGAGAGCGAGAAGCAGCCTATGACACGGCTAAAAATCGTTTAGTGAATTAG
- a CDS encoding asparagine--tRNA ligase, protein MSTFPTVSEVLSGKVAVGQTVSVRGWVRTRRDSKAGLSFLAIYDGSCFDPIQAIVNNDIENYQSEVLRLTTGCSVVVTGVIVESPAEGQAVELQATKVEVLGWVEDPDTYPMAAKRHSIEYLREVAHLRPRTNLIGAVARVRHCLAQAIHRFFHEQGFYWVATPLITASDTEGAGEMFRVSTLDLENLPRGENGQVDFSQDFFGKESFLTVSGQLNGETYACALGKIYTFGPTFRAENSNTTRHLAEFWMVEPEVAFADLADNAKLAEDMLKYVFKAVLAERQDDLQFFAKHVDSNVITRLEQFVNSDFAQIDYTDAIEVLLKSGKKFEFPVEWGIDLSSEHERYLAEEYFKSPVVVKNYPKDIKAFYMRLNDDGKTVAAMDVLAPGIGEIIGGSQREERLDVLDKRMEEMGLVKEDYWWYRDLRKYGTVPHAGFGLGFERLIVYVTGLQNIREVIPFPRSPRNANF, encoded by the coding sequence ATGTCCACATTTCCTACTGTGTCTGAAGTGCTTTCAGGCAAGGTTGCGGTTGGTCAAACCGTGTCTGTCCGTGGTTGGGTGCGTACCCGCCGTGACTCCAAAGCAGGCCTTTCCTTCTTAGCCATTTATGATGGCTCCTGCTTCGATCCTATCCAAGCCATTGTTAATAACGATATTGAAAATTACCAGTCTGAAGTCCTCCGTTTAACAACAGGTTGCTCTGTTGTGGTAACCGGTGTGATTGTAGAATCGCCAGCTGAAGGCCAAGCGGTTGAACTCCAAGCCACTAAGGTTGAAGTGCTAGGTTGGGTGGAAGATCCAGATACCTACCCAATGGCTGCCAAACGTCATTCCATTGAATACCTGCGTGAAGTGGCCCACCTCCGCCCACGTACCAACCTGATCGGTGCAGTGGCCCGTGTCCGTCACTGCCTGGCCCAGGCCATCCACCGCTTCTTCCATGAGCAGGGCTTCTACTGGGTCGCCACTCCACTTATCACAGCTTCTGATACCGAAGGAGCAGGCGAAATGTTCCGGGTATCTACCCTAGATTTAGAAAACCTACCACGGGGCGAAAATGGCCAGGTAGATTTCAGCCAAGACTTCTTCGGCAAGGAATCCTTCTTAACCGTATCAGGCCAGTTAAACGGCGAAACCTACGCCTGTGCCCTAGGTAAGATCTACACCTTCGGTCCAACCTTCCGTGCCGAAAACTCCAACACCACCCGCCACTTGGCTGAGTTCTGGATGGTAGAACCAGAAGTGGCCTTTGCTGACCTGGCCGACAATGCCAAATTGGCCGAAGATATGCTCAAATACGTCTTTAAGGCGGTCTTGGCTGAACGCCAGGACGATCTGCAATTCTTCGCCAAACATGTGGACAGCAATGTCATTACCCGCTTGGAGCAATTCGTCAATTCCGACTTCGCCCAAATTGACTATACCGATGCCATCGAAGTCCTACTTAAATCTGGCAAGAAATTCGAATTCCCAGTGGAATGGGGGATTGATCTTTCCTCTGAACACGAACGCTATCTGGCCGAAGAATACTTCAAGTCGCCAGTGGTGGTGAAAAACTACCCGAAAGACATCAAGGCCTTCTATATGCGTTTAAATGATGATGGCAAGACCGTGGCGGCCATGGACGTTCTGGCCCCAGGCATTGGCGAAATCATCGGCGGTTCCCAACGTGAAGAGCGTTTGGATGTGCTAGATAAGCGTATGGAAGAGATGGGCCTGGTCAAAGAAGACTACTGGTGGTACCGTGACCTGCGTAAATACGGCACGGTTCCGCACGCAGGCTTTGGCCTTGGCTTTGAGCGTTTGATTGTCTATGTAACCGGCTTACAGAACATCCGTGAAGTGATCCCATTCCCACGTTCACCACGCAACGCGAACTTTTAA
- a CDS encoding transcriptional regulator IlvY, whose product MDFQSLKLFLDVVQSRSFIRTAERNYMSASTLSRQIQRIEQEMGQPLLLRDNRQVSLTEAGERFLHFAQQAWADWQQLQQEFSPEKQALEGELKLFCSVTASYSHLPRLLTRFRQQYPKVEIKLLTGDPAQAVSKVQSLQADLSLAGKPEHLPANMVFHYIDDITLSLVAPRVACLATQLLQQAPIDWQSVPFILPEDGPARKRIDAWFKAQKIKTPQIYATVAGHEAIVPMVALGCGVALLPDVVLQQSPMNNQVSYVDLPAPISPFELGICVQERRLQEPIVRAFWDVLGGFTI is encoded by the coding sequence ATGGACTTCCAAAGCCTTAAACTTTTCCTCGATGTGGTGCAAAGCCGCAGTTTTATCCGCACGGCTGAACGCAATTATATGAGTGCTTCCACCCTTTCCCGCCAGATCCAACGGATCGAACAGGAAATGGGCCAGCCGCTTTTGCTACGAGATAATCGTCAGGTCAGCCTCACCGAAGCGGGGGAGCGTTTTCTACATTTTGCCCAACAAGCCTGGGCCGATTGGCAGCAGTTGCAACAGGAATTTTCCCCAGAAAAACAGGCCCTGGAAGGGGAGCTGAAGCTCTTTTGTTCGGTTACAGCTTCTTATAGCCACCTGCCAAGGCTCTTAACCCGCTTCCGCCAGCAATATCCTAAAGTGGAAATCAAGCTACTGACTGGCGATCCTGCCCAAGCGGTAAGCAAGGTGCAGTCCCTCCAGGCCGATCTTTCCCTGGCCGGTAAGCCTGAACACCTGCCAGCCAATATGGTTTTTCATTATATTGATGATATTACCCTTTCCTTGGTCGCCCCTCGGGTCGCCTGCCTGGCCACTCAACTCTTGCAGCAAGCCCCCATAGACTGGCAAAGCGTACCCTTTATCCTGCCCGAAGACGGCCCAGCCCGTAAGCGAATTGATGCCTGGTTTAAGGCACAAAAAATCAAAACCCCGCAGATTTATGCCACGGTGGCAGGCCACGAAGCCATCGTCCCCATGGTCGCCCTAGGCTGCGGCGTGGCCCTTTTGCCCGATGTGGTGCTGCAACAAAGCCCCATGAATAACCAGGTTTCTTATGTCGATCTGCCTGCGCCTATTTCACCTTTTGAGCTGGGTATCTGCGTGCAGGAAAGAAGATTGCAAGAGCCGATTGTGAGGGCGTTTTGGGATGTGTTAGGAGGATTTACCATCTAG
- a CDS encoding 3-phosphoshikimate 1-carboxyvinyltransferase — protein MEQLTLQPISRVEGQINLPGSKSLSNRALLLAALAQGRTQVTNLLDSDDIRHMLKALKALGVNYQLSDDKTICTVEGLGGAFRWQNGLSLFLGNAGTAMRPLTAALCLKGEAEAEVILTGEPRMKERPIKHLVDALKQVGASVQYLENEGYPPVAIRNTGLKGGKVQIDGSISSQFLTALLMAAPLAEGDMEIEIMGDLVSKPYIDITLAMMADFGVTVENQAYQRFLVKGNQTYRSPQKYMVEGDASSASYFLAAGAIKGKVRVTGIGKKSIQGDRLFADVLENMGAKITWGEDFIEAERGELKGIDMDMNHIPDAAMTIATTALFAEGETVIRNIYNWRVKETDRLAAMATELRKVGATVEEGQDFIRIQPLALTDFKEAEIATYNDHRMAMCFALVALSDTPVTILDPKCTAKTFPTFFAEFEKVSVREAQAD, from the coding sequence ATGGAACAACTCACTCTCCAGCCCATTTCCCGTGTAGAGGGCCAAATCAACCTGCCAGGCTCCAAGAGCCTGTCCAACCGAGCCTTGCTCTTGGCCGCTCTTGCTCAAGGCAGGACCCAGGTGACCAACCTCCTCGACAGCGACGACATCCGCCATATGCTCAAGGCCCTCAAGGCTTTGGGGGTAAACTACCAGCTCTCTGACGATAAGACCATCTGCACAGTTGAGGGCTTGGGTGGGGCCTTCCGCTGGCAAAATGGCCTCTCCCTCTTCTTGGGCAATGCTGGCACAGCCATGCGGCCGCTGACCGCAGCCCTCTGCCTTAAAGGAGAAGCGGAAGCAGAAGTGATTTTAACCGGCGAACCCCGCATGAAGGAGCGGCCAATTAAGCATTTAGTTGATGCCCTCAAACAAGTAGGAGCCAGTGTCCAATACCTAGAAAACGAGGGCTATCCGCCTGTGGCCATTCGTAATACCGGCCTTAAGGGCGGCAAGGTGCAGATCGATGGCTCCATCTCCTCCCAGTTCTTAACCGCCCTGCTTATGGCAGCCCCACTGGCCGAGGGCGATATGGAAATTGAGATTATGGGAGACTTGGTCTCCAAGCCCTATATTGATATTACGCTTGCCATGATGGCCGATTTTGGCGTAACGGTTGAAAACCAGGCCTATCAACGCTTTCTGGTCAAGGGTAATCAAACCTACCGTTCCCCACAAAAATATATGGTTGAGGGGGATGCCTCTTCAGCCTCTTACTTCCTCGCAGCGGGAGCCATTAAAGGCAAGGTGCGAGTGACCGGGATTGGGAAAAAATCCATCCAGGGCGACCGCTTGTTTGCTGATGTGCTGGAAAACATGGGGGCTAAAATCACCTGGGGCGAGGACTTTATTGAAGCCGAGCGGGGTGAGCTTAAGGGCATTGATATGGACATGAACCACATCCCTGATGCGGCCATGACCATTGCCACCACCGCCCTTTTTGCTGAGGGGGAAACCGTGATCCGCAATATCTACAACTGGCGGGTCAAGGAAACCGATCGCCTGGCAGCCATGGCGACCGAACTGCGTAAGGTGGGGGCGACCGTGGAAGAGGGCCAAGACTTTATCCGCATTCAGCCCCTAGCCCTAACGGACTTTAAGGAGGCAGAAATTGCAACCTACAACGATCACCGAATGGCCATGTGCTTTGCCCTAGTTGCCCTTTCCGACACGCCAGTGACCATTCTCGATCCAAAATGCACGGCCAAGACCTTCCCGACCTTCTTTGCCGAGTTTGAAAAGGTTTCCGTGCGGGAAGCACAAGCGGATTAA
- a CDS encoding addiction module toxin, HicA family produces MNSKKMIKLLKQDGWYLDSVSGSHHHFEHPTKKGKVTVPYPREELGFLEKLIRKQAGL; encoded by the coding sequence ATGAATAGCAAAAAAATGATAAAACTGCTCAAACAAGACGGTTGGTATCTTGATAGCGTGAGCGGAAGCCATCACCACTTTGAACACCCAACCAAAAAGGGGAAAGTTACCGTTCCCTATCCAAGAGAAGAACTTGGATTTTTAGAAAAACTTATTCGAAAACAAGCGGGGCTATAA
- a CDS encoding transposase, with the protein MDSHTKKVVFHCFVRTEKDVYYKLALNRLREKSYIIQSITCDGRRGLMKDLFNAPVQMCQFHMVAIVMRKLRKKHQSQAGKELKVIVKTLVESSKNEFYKRLHYWYLKHEEYLKERSDKPNEKGYLPYKHRSVRGAYASLKWYMKYLFTFEERSDLNIERTTNRLEGLFKHMKRQLNNHNGLSKKHKAMFIKDFLNKNSC; encoded by the coding sequence ATGGACTCTCATACAAAGAAAGTGGTATTTCACTGTTTTGTAAGAACAGAAAAAGACGTTTACTATAAGCTGGCACTTAATAGATTGAGAGAAAAAAGCTATATAATACAATCCATTACCTGTGATGGTAGGCGAGGTCTGATGAAGGACTTGTTCAATGCACCTGTGCAGATGTGTCAGTTTCATATGGTTGCAATAGTGATGAGAAAACTCAGAAAAAAGCATCAATCACAAGCGGGAAAAGAATTAAAAGTTATCGTAAAAACACTGGTGGAGAGTTCAAAAAATGAATTTTACAAACGCCTTCATTATTGGTATTTAAAACATGAAGAGTATTTAAAAGAAAGAAGTGATAAGCCAAATGAAAAGGGATATTTACCTTATAAGCATCGTAGTGTTAGAGGGGCTTATGCAAGCCTTAAATGGTATATGAAATATTTATTTACTTTTGAAGAACGGTCAGATTTAAATATAGAAAGGACAACAAATAGGCTTGAAGGGCTATTTAAACATATGAAGCGACAGTTAAATAATCATAATGGATTAAGCAAAAAACATAAAGCCATGTTTATAAAGGATTTTTTGAATAAAAATAGCTGCTAA
- a CDS encoding transposase, with protein MVFIDSSTKKVVYHQIVKTEKDIYYKKAMNRLRERNYIIQSVTCDGRRGLLKDLFNTPTQMCQFHLVAIVMRALRKKHQSHAGRELKSIIKTLKTSSKNEFYLKIYEWKRKHQEFLSERSDKPNEKGKYPYKHRSVRSAAASIKRYYEYIFTYEKYPELNIEKTTNRIEGLFKELKDKLRPHSGLTRKHKILFIQDFLNKKSW; from the coding sequence ATGGTGTTTATTGATAGCTCTACAAAAAAGGTGGTTTATCACCAAATAGTCAAAACAGAAAAAGATATCTATTACAAGAAGGCCATGAACCGTTTAAGGGAAAGAAATTATATTATTCAATCAGTTACCTGTGATGGGCGTAGAGGCCTCTTAAAAGATTTGTTCAATACACCAACACAGATGTGTCAGTTTCATCTTGTAGCAATCGTAATGAGGGCATTGAGAAAGAAACATCAATCACATGCAGGAAGAGAATTAAAAAGTATTATTAAGACGCTTAAAACCAGCTCTAAAAATGAATTTTATTTAAAAATATATGAATGGAAGAGAAAACACCAGGAGTTTTTAAGTGAACGGTCAGATAAACCAAATGAAAAAGGGAAATACCCTTATAAACATCGAAGTGTAAGAAGTGCTGCTGCGAGTATTAAGCGTTATTATGAATATATTTTTACTTATGAGAAATATCCTGAATTAAATATTGAAAAGACAACAAATAGGATTGAAGGTTTATTTAAGGAACTAAAAGACAAATTACGTCCGCACAGCGGTTTAACAAGAAAGCATAAGATCTTGTTTATACAGGACTTTTTGAACAAAAAGAGTTGGTAA
- a CDS encoding rod shape-determining protein MreD — MSNLISTSEDAGAIKGLRPTWIVLVLLYWTLALPNKINVGTAFAAGIVWDLILGSILGIHALVLSFAIYFVAKYHLILRNLSLWLQSLLVMGFIVLIRCGIFLVEFILHSAEFNSQELAGAVISGVLWPWIFLLMRHIRRGLHLR; from the coding sequence ATATCAAACCTTATCAGCACCAGCGAGGACGCTGGCGCTATCAAAGGCCTGCGTCCAACCTGGATAGTCCTGGTGCTGCTGTATTGGACACTGGCTTTACCCAATAAAATTAACGTTGGCACAGCCTTTGCCGCAGGCATTGTTTGGGATTTGATCTTAGGCTCTATCTTGGGTATTCATGCCCTTGTCTTGTCCTTTGCCATTTATTTTGTGGCCAAATACCACCTGATTCTACGCAACCTCTCTCTTTGGCTACAAAGCCTCTTGGTCATGGGCTTTATTGTCCTCATTCGCTGTGGCATTTTCTTGGTGGAATTTATTTTACACAGTGCAGAATTTAACAGCCAAGAATTGGCCGGTGCAGTCATCAGTGGTGTGCTTTGGCCCTGGATCTTCCTGCTCATGCGCCATATTCGCCGAGGCTTGCATTTGCGTTAA
- a CDS encoding bifunctional antitoxin/transcriptional repressor RelB (Qin prophage; bifunctional antitoxin of the RelE-RelB toxin-antitoxin system/transcriptional repressor), with amino-acid sequence MATLNVRLDDKLKQETYAVLADLNISPSEAIRLYFQYITDNRNLPIKQTVITEEEDELLQTVRYRLANPQPGIRVTLDEL; translated from the coding sequence ATGGCAACCTTAAATGTTCGTTTAGACGACAAGCTCAAACAAGAAACCTATGCCGTATTGGCCGATCTTAACATTAGCCCAAGCGAAGCAATCCGCCTTTATTTTCAGTACATTACTGATAATCGAAATCTGCCCATCAAGCAGACCGTTATAACGGAGGAAGAGGACGAGTTACTTCAAACCGTCCGCTATCGTCTTGCTAATCCACAACCAGGTATTAGAGTAACGCTTGATGAACTATGA
- a CDS encoding ABC transporter, with protein MFRQGLADRLASGGARFKALSTASKLALAFIVLVALMAIFAPLVSPYDPLQTLRPVQAPSADYWFGTDRLGRDIFSRIVYGAQTSLFIGLGAVGLAIVLGSILGATAATADKFGNEVIMRLMDILMAFPGIALAAVLLATLGNAVPIIILAIAIVYTPQLARVVRANVVSQWEEDYVRAERVIGGSRTYILLKHVVRNTAAPVLVFATVMVADAIVLEASLSFLGAGVQLPQPSWGNVLSEGRNIVLSGFWWATTFAGLAILLTVLSLNILSEGLTDALVNPKLKASPKQKANDVAKPLSTDVQEAMAEGLALKRYLAQLQEVESKRTDRMKLNPDAKPILQVKNLSIRFPNRYGETPLVDDISFTVHEGETMGLVGESGCGKSITAFSIMGLLPKTAKITGEILFTDRSGKQHNLLESNELNALRGHEISMIYQDALSALNPSMRIKDQMAQLISRGGKQSAETLLQWVKLDPEKTLNRYPHELSGGQRQRVLIAMALAREPKLLIADEPTTALDVTVQAEVIKLLNELREKLGFAMVFVSHDLALVAQIAHHITVMYAGQVVEAAPTSPLLENPTHEYTRGLLGSVLSTEARAERLYQIPGSVPSPFDFAKGDRFASRSLRPDANPDKRLKLVPVGDHPKHVWASHLEN; from the coding sequence ATGTTTCGCCAAGGATTAGCTGATAGACTTGCTTCAGGCGGGGCAAGATTCAAAGCATTATCAACCGCCTCTAAATTGGCTCTCGCATTTATCGTCCTTGTGGCATTGATGGCAATTTTTGCACCACTGGTTTCGCCTTACGATCCACTGCAAACCCTCCGTCCAGTTCAAGCGCCAAGTGCAGATTATTGGTTCGGAACTGACCGCTTAGGGCGTGATATTTTCTCTCGTATTGTTTACGGGGCACAAACCTCACTCTTTATCGGCCTGGGTGCAGTTGGCCTTGCCATTGTGCTGGGCAGTATCTTGGGTGCAACCGCAGCCACTGCGGACAAATTCGGCAACGAAGTCATCATGCGTTTGATGGATATTTTGATGGCCTTCCCGGGTATCGCCTTAGCTGCTGTATTACTTGCTACTTTAGGTAACGCCGTGCCAATCATCATCCTTGCCATTGCTATTGTTTACACACCACAGCTTGCTCGTGTCGTACGTGCTAACGTCGTATCTCAATGGGAAGAAGATTATGTGCGTGCTGAACGCGTAATTGGTGGTAGCCGTACCTACATTCTGCTTAAACACGTGGTGCGCAATACCGCAGCGCCTGTGCTGGTATTTGCAACCGTGATGGTGGCTGATGCGATCGTACTTGAAGCCTCTCTCTCCTTCTTAGGCGCAGGTGTACAATTGCCACAGCCTTCTTGGGGGAACGTGCTCTCTGAAGGCCGTAACATCGTCTTAAGTGGTTTCTGGTGGGCAACAACCTTTGCTGGTTTAGCCATCCTTTTAACCGTGCTTTCACTGAATATCTTGTCTGAAGGCTTAACCGATGCTTTAGTTAATCCAAAACTCAAAGCCAGCCCGAAACAAAAAGCCAACGATGTGGCCAAACCGCTTTCAACTGACGTGCAAGAAGCGATGGCTGAAGGCTTAGCGCTCAAACGCTACTTGGCTCAATTGCAAGAAGTCGAAAGCAAACGCACCGACCGTATGAAACTCAACCCAGATGCCAAACCGATTTTACAGGTCAAAAACCTTTCCATCCGTTTCCCAAATCGCTATGGCGAAACCCCATTAGTGGATGATATTAGCTTCACTGTTCACGAGGGCGAAACCATGGGCTTGGTGGGTGAGTCTGGTTGTGGTAAATCCATTACTGCCTTCTCCATCATGGGCCTGTTACCGAAAACGGCCAAGATTACGGGTGAAATCCTCTTCACCGACCGCTCTGGCAAACAGCATAATCTCTTGGAATCCAACGAGCTTAATGCCTTACGTGGCCATGAAATCTCCATGATCTATCAAGATGCCTTGAGTGCCCTTAATCCATCTATGCGGATCAAGGATCAAATGGCCCAGCTTATTAGCCGTGGTGGTAAGCAAAGTGCTGAGACCTTGCTCCAATGGGTAAAACTCGATCCAGAGAAAACCCTCAACCGCTATCCGCATGAACTTTCAGGTGGCCAACGTCAGCGTGTTCTCATCGCCATGGCCCTGGCTCGTGAACCAAAACTTTTGATTGCTGATGAACCAACGACGGCACTAGACGTAACCGTTCAGGCAGAAGTCATCAAGTTGCTCAACGAATTGCGGGAAAAACTCGGTTTTGCCATGGTCTTTGTGAGCCACGATTTGGCCTTGGTTGCCCAAATTGCCCACCACATCACCGTTATGTATGCCGGCCAAGTGGTGGAAGCAGCGCCAACCTCGCCACTCTTAGAGAACCCAACCCACGAATATACCCGTGGCTTACTTGGCTCCGTGCTTTCAACCGAAGCCCGGGCAGAGCGTCTCTACCAAATTCCAGGCAGTGTGCCATCTCCGTTTGACTTTGCTAAAGGCGACCGCTTCGCCAGCCGCTCGCTCAGACCAGATGCCAACCCTGATAAACGCTTGAAACTTGTGCCAGTCGGCGATCACCCTAAACACGTTTGGGCATCACACTTGGAGAACTAA
- a CDS encoding ABC transporter permease → MEIVLRLLMRRLMALPLMMLGVSALVFIILQFTPGDPASVALGESASEAAKELYRQQHGLNDPVLVQYFRFIGNVLVLDFGVTTPPEQPITSLIAKSFPLTLQLTFIGVFFAAIVSFSLGILAALHRDRWIDQVIRLLSVAAVATPSFWLGILLIQYFSLELDWLPSGGFVPFSENPVEYARSMILPSLALAVPVCASLIRVVRTTMVEEMDKDYVRTAIGNGVPYSTVIRHNVLRNALITPVTVLGLRVGYLLGGAVVIEQIFDLPGMGKLIFNGIVNHDLHLVQGVVLTIAFTFVLVNIIVDILYLLINPKIRSL, encoded by the coding sequence ATGGAAATCGTACTTCGTTTACTGATGCGGCGCTTAATGGCATTACCTCTTATGATGCTGGGCGTGAGCGCATTGGTTTTTATCATTTTACAATTTACCCCCGGTGATCCAGCCTCGGTTGCCTTGGGTGAAAGTGCCAGTGAAGCTGCCAAAGAGCTTTATCGCCAACAACACGGCTTGAATGACCCTGTACTGGTGCAATACTTCCGCTTTATTGGTAACGTGCTTGTCCTTGATTTTGGGGTGACCACACCGCCAGAACAACCTATTACTTCCCTTATCGCAAAATCCTTCCCCCTCACCCTTCAATTAACCTTTATCGGGGTGTTTTTTGCGGCTATTGTTTCTTTTTCCTTGGGTATCCTTGCCGCCCTTCATCGTGACCGTTGGATTGACCAAGTTATTCGCTTACTCTCAGTGGCTGCGGTGGCAACACCATCTTTCTGGCTGGGTATTCTTTTAATTCAATATTTCTCCCTTGAGCTAGATTGGTTGCCATCAGGGGGCTTTGTGCCATTTAGTGAAAACCCTGTGGAATATGCCCGTTCTATGATCCTGCCATCCCTGGCCTTAGCGGTGCCAGTTTGTGCTTCTTTAATCCGTGTGGTGCGTACCACCATGGTGGAAGAAATGGACAAGGACTATGTGCGTACTGCCATTGGTAACGGCGTGCCTTATTCAACCGTTATCCGCCACAACGTCTTGCGTAATGCCCTCATTACCCCTGTTACCGTGCTTGGTTTACGTGTGGGCTACTTGCTGGGTGGTGCCGTGGTTATCGAACAGATCTTTGACTTGCCGGGCATGGGTAAACTCATTTTTAACGGTATCGTCAACCACGACTTACACCTCGTACAAGGTGTGGTGCTCACTATCGCCTTTACCTTTGTATTGGTGAATATCATCGTAGATATTCTTTACCTCCTCATCAATCCAAAAATTCGGAGTCTATAA